AATTAAAAACATGTTTTCTTTAGCAATCACAAAAAACGAATTTGTTAAGGGAAAATGATATAGTTTGAATATAAATGAAACAGTTTAAAAAACCAAGACAACAAAAAGTTGTTTGGAAAAAATATTTGACATTTTTTTTAATTTTTACTTCGATTTTAGTTGGTGGGGCTGTGGGTATTAAAGAAGTCAAAGCCAGTCTTTGGGACGGACAAACTAATTTTGCTTGGGTGGAACAAGATAAAGATATCAAGGTGATTTTACTGATTCCCCAGCAGAAAAAAGAAGTTGCTTTTGCTATTTCGGCAGAGGCTTTGGCAAAAGTCGGTTTCGGTTTCGGCGAGTATCGGTTGGGGAAAGTTTTTGACCTAGGAGAATTGGAAAAAAAAGGCGGAAAATTACTGGCAAGAACAGCTCAAGACCTCTTGGGTATCGGCGTGACTGGTTGGCAGATAGGAGGGAAGAGCAATTTAAGCCATTGGGACCGGTTAAGAATTGCCTGGTTTAGAACTTGGCAGGAAAAAGGCCGAGTGAGAAAAATTGATTGGCAACAAAGCAGTGATGACTTAATCCATCAGGCAGTCTTTGATGAAAAGATTGCGGCGGAAGGACTAACCGTGGCGGTTCTCAACGCGACTGATACCGAAGGAGTAGGTAATGCTCTCAGCCGGCAAATTGACAATTTGGGGTTTGAGGTGACTTTAATCGGTAATAAAGACAACGAAAAACAAAGCTATTTTTTAATTAATGAGCGTTTTAAAAATAAACAGGCTTTACTGAGTTTAAGAAAATGGCTGAATATTAATTTAGTTAAATATGGTGATGTGGATGAGTATAGGTCTGATATAGTAGTGGTAGTTGGCGAGGACTATACTACTCTATAAAAGAGGTATAAAATTTAAGCTATGTCCGGACATTCTAAGTGGGCGACCATTAAGCATAAAAAGGCGGTGACT
Above is a window of Candidatus Beckwithbacteria bacterium DNA encoding:
- a CDS encoding LytR C-terminal domain-containing protein — translated: MKQFKKPRQQKVVWKKYLTFFLIFTSILVGGAVGIKEVKASLWDGQTNFAWVEQDKDIKVILLIPQQKKEVAFAISAEALAKVGFGFGEYRLGKVFDLGELEKKGGKLLARTAQDLLGIGVTGWQIGGKSNLSHWDRLRIAWFRTWQEKGRVRKIDWQQSSDDLIHQAVFDEKIAAEGLTVAVLNATDTEGVGNALSRQIDNLGFEVTLIGNKDNEKQSYFLINERFKNKQALLSLRKWLNINLVKYGDVDEYRSDIVVVVGEDYTTL